GATCTAAACATcaggaaatcccacaaataaatcccaaatataaaaaaatccaCTTTCGCCTCTTGAATTCTCTCCTTATGAACTTCTAGGTGGTCCACCATGTGCACCTGAGGCCTGAGcggctgatgaagaggagcccCACCGACGCCCTTCAGCTGAAGATAAAGATCATCTACGACCACAGCGTTGACCGGTCAGTACCGCGGGACGCTTCAACGTGTCcgcctgtctctgtgtctcaggGGTTTAGTCTGCCTCGATGTCTCTGAGGTCTGGTGTCTCCACAGGCTCCCTGCGGACCGGAGGAGGCTCGTGAAGGTGAGCAGGTCTGCAGCACTTTGGTTCTGAGCTTTCTGGATTCCGCAGACTACAGTTCGGGCGACACCGCGTGCTTGGTGACGCGTCTACACCGGAATATAAAGTATCTGGGGAGCTTTTACAGCTTTCTCACAGACGCCATCGTTAGGGGAGACGTGCCATTTTAATGATCTGCTAATGAGGTATTATCTAATGATAACTCTGTAGACAAACGGAGAAATAGACTATGATCCCTTCATTTTTCCTGTTTAAAAGAATTCTATATTTATTGTACTTCTAAATTAAATTCCACAAAAAAATTGGTTTTGAGCGCCACCTCGTTTGTGCGTCCAGACAACAGTGATGtcgtgtgtgtttcctcaggatGAGCTCTTCCCTCAGGCCATCGACTTCCTGCAGAGGGCCTTCAGGGTGAGGCGGCGGGTCGGTCCGGTGCTGCTCAGCAGGTCTGTGAACCCGTCCACATGTTTGTCCTCTGAGCCACAGCTGGACTCACTCAGCATCCAGATGTGTGGAGGCAGCCTTCCTCTTCagggaaaaatatatatatataccctaaaatatgtttatatacGTTCAAAAACGTGTATTTCCATTAGAATGTGGATATGTGTGTAttggttgtgttgttgtttacctCAGTCACACACGCTTCATTGACATCATGGTCTCTGGCAGACAATGTGCCACCAACCAGTACCTGAGGAAGAGGGACGACCCCCACCGCTACTGCCAGGACGCCTGTGCTGAGGTGACGCGGTGCGGCCCGGTCGTTGTgccacagcaccacctgcagGTCAGGAAGGGCCACTCCGTCCCTCCGTCACCAGGACAACCGAGTAACGCTTCCGTCTGGGTGCCTTCAAAATACAAGCGGCGTTTTTGTGAAGCTAGAGGACTTAAAAACCAGCTGGAAGCTACAATTTAGAACCAACAAAACCACTGCTGCTTTCATCTGTTTATTTTGTCCCACATGTTTTATTAAACCTAGTGATTGCAAACAAACGTATCCATGTATTAGATTGTTGATTTGAAACCTATTCTTTGTGAAGACAAGAATACCATAAAGTGTATTTTAATAGACCACATGCAGGTCAGGAAGGACCAGCCGGATGTTCAGgtgatgaaaaacaaaccaaatcaaactgctgctttaaaaaataaaaacaggttgaCATTAACAGTGAAGCATAATAATTGGACTAAATATTCATAGAGTTACACATTGCacattttctgtattatttggctttatttgtacatatttctttctttcaaatcTTAATTGCTTCACATTCTTAGAAGCTCTCTGCTGTTCAGCCGAGCTCTGCCTGCACGCCACGATACATCACAGCCATCCTACTGCATCACGACCTGGGCACACGCCTCACTAACAACTGCAACCAGACACTAAACACGATGAATGAGTGAACGCACAACGTCTTCTGGAAAATCAGTCTTCTGTTCAAGGAGCAAAACTGTCTATTGACACGACTGACAATGCAACCCAATGTTGGTGTTTCTAATAGAGGCATTATTAAGTAACCCTGGTTAAAAGAGAAGCCCCGTTGTTCTCAACACTCCTGCAGGTGCAATTGTACCGAGTCTACATTCgttttttccctttaaaaaaagccTCCTGTGGACACGTGTTGTAAATTAGTGATTCGCTACAaactaaacaaacagaaaaatgtaactTTGCCGTTTcttgtttgtatccttatgttaTAAATTCTCTTGCCCCCCCTCTAGCAATGCAAGGTGTGCAGTGCCTCGGGGAAGTCCTGCGGCCCCTTGGGGCCCCCGGATGGCCCGGGGGTCCAAGGGGCCGACTTCGTGCTTTACGTCAGCGGCGTTCCGACGGAGCGCTGCGGGCAAGAGAACATCGTGGCCTACGCCGCCTACTgccagctggaggcggagctagACAGGTGGGTTTAATCATTGACCAAAGGTGGCCATCGCCTTGGtaacgatgacatcatcactgtTTATGCAGCTACGGGTTGTCATTTTTAGATGttagagacaggaagtgatcatGTGAGTAAATATCAGCAGAAGGATCGATTCCACCGTTGTCCCTTTAATACTAATGACACATAATACTGGTAATATGCAAACAGCGTTTGATCTGTAGCTTAGCATCGTCCCCTGGACATGTCCCGTGACCTCCACCTGTGTCCCTCAGGCCAATCGCCGGCTACGCCAACCTGTGCCCCGCCATGATCTCCTCCCAGCCGCAGGAGTTTGAAGGGATGCTCTCCACCGTGAAGCACGAGGTCATCCACGCACTGGTGAGTGACgctagctgctgctgctccagacaCTGGATGGTCTCTGAAGTCGGACCTGCGCTCCGTTTTCCTCCTCAGGGATTCTCCGCCGGTCTGTTTGCCTTCTACCACGACGACGAGGGAAACCCTCTGACTCCTCGCTTCACCAGCGGCCTGCCGGCCTTCAACGAGAGGTGActggctctcctcctcctcctcatctgtgtgtctgtgaccggtcctcctcctcctcctcatccgtGTGTCTGTGaccggtcctcctcctcctcctcctcatctgtgtgtctgtgaccggtcctcctcctcttcatccataTCTGTGacaggtcctcctcctcctcctcctcctcatctgcaCATCTCACTGACTCTGCACTTTTTCCAAGTTTTCCAtcctttctttttattgtttaatagtAGTACAAGTattgtcttcatgtttctgtgtgtgtgtgtgtgtgtgtgtgtgtgtgtgtgtcagtctggGTCTGTACCAGTGGAGCGAGGCGGTGATCCGGACTGTCAGCCGGCTGTGGGACATCAGAGGAGGAGTGATGGTCCGACACCAAGTCCACGTCCTCGTCACTCCCCGAGTGGTGGTGAGTATACTGTGTGTGACGGGCGGCGTCCGTCAGTAGGCGGGATCGCTGTAGTTAGGGTTGTTGTTACGTCTCCTCACGCTTTTGTTAGCGGCTGTACGGCGTTTAGCTGCGTATCACAGACTACAACACTGAGCTCTTCACCTCGCAGCTAAAACGCGTTGCTCACCTCCACCtgagggggcgactcctctgctcccatagacgtctatgaggaaatgactctacttctctgtagtgaccagcagggggcgactcctctgctcccatagacgtctatgaggaaatgactctacttctctgtagtgaccagcagggggcgactcctctgctcccatagacgtctatgaggaaatgactctacttctctgtagtgaccagcagggggcgactcctctgctcccatagacgtctatgaggaaatgactctacttctctgtagtgaccagcagggggcgactcctctgctcccatagacgtctatgaggaaatgactctacttctctgtagtgaccagcagggggcgactcctctgctcccatagacgtctatgaggaaatgactctacttctctgtagtgaccagcagggggcgactcctctgctcccatagacgtctatgaggaaatgactctacttctctgtagtgaccagcagggggcgactcctctgctcccatagacgtctatgaggaaatgactctacttctctgtagtgatcagcagggggcgactcctctgctcccatagacgtctatgaggaaatgactctacttctctgtagtgaccagcagggggcgactcctctgctcccatagacgtctatgaggaaatgactctacttctctgtagtgatcagcagggggcgactcctctgctcccatagacgtctatgaggaaatgacttgatttattcccacagtgaacatttaaaaaacatgagtttatggtctcagtctctagtttcaggtcttcttcaGTACAGATGATGTTCATTTGCGGGGCTACTGTGAATGTTTCCTTTAACACACAATGTGAGGACCCAtttgctcctcctctcctccaggaggAGGCCAGGAGACATTTCAGCTGTCCCATCCTGGAGGGCATGGAGCTGGAGAACCAGGGCGGGATGGGGACCGAGCTCAACCACTGGGAGAAGAGGCTGCTGGAGGTAAACCCTctctgactcctccccctcctctctgactcctcctccccctccactctGAAcgtctccgcctcctctctgactcctcctcccgcttctctctgactcctcctccccctcctctctgaacgtctccccctcctctctgactctccccccccccccccccccctccactctgaacgtctccgcctcctctctgactcctcctcccgcttctctctgactcctcctccccctcctctctgaacgtctccccctcctctctgactctcccccccccccccccccccccctccactctgaacgtctccgcctcctctctgaCTCCTCCTCCCTGAACGTCTCCCCTTCTAGAACGAGGCCATGACGGGCTCCCACACTCAGAACCGGGTGTTCTCCAGGCTGACCCTGGCCCTGATGGAGGACAGCGGCTGGTACTGGGCGGACTACGCCCTGGCTGAGAGGCTGGAGTGGGGCCGAGGCCTCGGCTGTGACTTCGTCATGAAGAGCTGCAAGTTCTGGATGGAGCGGCAGAGACAGAGGTGATCAATGATCTGATCAATGTGCTGATCAGTGAGACATTGATACACTTGTGCAACCTGAAGGAGATTGTTCtgacgtgcgtgtgcgtgtgcaggcgCCACGCGGTGACTCCGTACTGTGACACAGTGCGAgcgtctcctctgcagctcaccTGCAGACAGGACCAGCTGGCTGTGGCCGTCTGCAACCTGCAGAAGTACCAACAGGAGCTGCCACACGAGTACCAGGTACACACTTactacacacactacacacgtgctgcagtcagacatGCCTGACGTGTCCCCCGTGTCCTCTCAGTACTTTGATAGGATCCCTGACGTGTCCCCGGACCAGGTGGCCATGTTCGGGGGGGCCGTGGAGATCGCTGACTTCTGTCCCTTCAGTCAGGAGTTCAGCTGGCACCTGAGTGGAGAATACCAGAGGAACTCGTACTGCAGGGTGCCTGAGAACCAGCCAGGTGACCCCttcttacctgtgtgtgtgtgtgagaaacacgcgtgtgacgtgtgtgtgtgtgttcagactggAGGAGGAACTACGGGGCGGAGCAGTACGGACCCGACTCGGTGTGCGTGTACCAGAAGTCGGCCTTCACCATGGAGCAGTGCACCAGGAGGATGACGTACCCTGACTGGGGCTCCGGCTGCTACCAGGTGTGTCGATAAAGCTTTTTCGACCCCTCTGCTATCGCAGCGGCTCAGACGGTAAGATGTCCGTACGCATGAATCTCTCCCACGGTCGTACCAGTATTACGCCGTTATTAGCGCCCGCAGCTACGAGCCCAACAGAGGAGCcggtctgtttggagggtttgtggttttggaaaaCCCGACGTTAGTtccgttagatcagaaaaccaTTAATCTTCTGTCGAGcatctggtggcaacactagcagcttacgagctaacgagctaacaagctaactcgccaGCCAGTTGCGAGCTAGCTGGCCAGCTGTGTAATGTGTAAATGCTGTTTGGATCAAGCTTCCATTCACTGTGGTTGTCGATAAAGATTTAACTCTATAACTGATGAGTTGTCTGTGTGCTTGTGGATAAAGTTTCTGTGGCCCCCCAGGTGCGCTGCTCGTCCCGGGGCCTGGAGGTGCTGGTCCAGGATCAGTCGTTCCTGTGCGCGCAGAGCGGTCAGCAGCTGAGCGTCAGCGTGCGAGTCAACGACTGGGTCTACAACGGCGTCCTCGTCTGCCCCCCCTGCTCCCACTTCTGTGACGactgccccctcccccaccagctcCCGCCCACCAACGCCTCCAGGAGCCACCCCATTGGTCGGTGCTGAGTGACTTCTTTTTTATCAATACAGAGGACAAAATGCCATAtttgttaaatataatatgaatatatatatgggTAGTAAAGCTAAATACTAGTATTTGTACTATTGTCTTTTTCTTAGGAGTAAAAATAAtgattatataaaataaaagtagatTTTTCCATAAGTATTATTTTATTAGTGGCATTAGAACGCTATTAGAAAGGGGAACAATCACATGACATTCCGTT
The window above is part of the Gasterosteus aculeatus chromosome 16, fGasAcu3.hap1.1, whole genome shotgun sequence genome. Proteins encoded here:
- the lmln gene encoding leishmanolysin-like peptidase, giving the protein MEPRPSVCQFLGPVLVLSVLLVLVSCHGTCRHRVPSPDEVVHHVHLRPERLMKRSPTDALQLKIKIIYDHSVDRLPADRRRLVKDELFPQAIDFLQRAFRVRRRVGPVLLSRQCATNQYLRKRDDPHRYCQDACAEVTRCGPVVVPQHHLQQCKVCSASGKSCGPLGPPDGPGVQGADFVLYVSGVPTERCGQENIVAYAAYCQLEAELDRPIAGYANLCPAMISSQPQEFEGMLSTVKHEVIHALGFSAGLFAFYHDDEGNPLTPRFTSGLPAFNESLGLYQWSEAVIRTVSRLWDIRGGVMVRHQVHVLVTPRVVEEARRHFSCPILEGMELENQGGMGTELNHWEKRLLENEAMTGSHTQNRVFSRLTLALMEDSGWYWADYALAERLEWGRGLGCDFVMKSCKFWMERQRQRRHAVTPYCDTVRASPLQLTCRQDQLAVAVCNLQKYQQELPHEYQYFDRIPDVSPDQVAMFGGAVEIADFCPFSQEFSWHLSGEYQRNSYCRVPENQPDWRRNYGAEQYGPDSVCVYQKSAFTMEQCTRRMTYPDWGSGCYQVRCSSRGLEVLVQDQSFLCAQSGQQLSVSVRVNDWVYNGVLVCPPCSHFCDDCPLPHQLPPTNASRSHPIDPCSSSQGPVFTLWLLVLHLLPLLAGLLLCS